The following coding sequences are from one Neurospora crassa OR74A linkage group I, whole genome shotgun sequence window:
- a CDS encoding FAM96B, variant — MAKSDLDNANPTVLSVSQLPSRNLAKGHVRKGPDSKYDHILFPKQWWAGSSLNTDPSVWTSDEDEDDDLTLATEEPIDEQEIYDLLSTISDPEHPVTLGQIAVVRLDDIHLSPSPAERLDPNTLTNVEVDLTPTVNHCSLATVIGLAVRVRLENALPPNYRIIVRMKDGSHAQDDQVNKQLGDKERVAAALENDTLKGIIEKMLETCV; from the exons ATGGCCAAATCGGATCTCGACAACGCTAATCCCACCGTCCTCAGTGTCTCACAACTGCCCAGCAGGAATCTAGCGAAGGGCCATGTGAGAAAGGGCCCGGATTCCAAATATGACCACATCTTGTTCCCAAAGCAGTGGTGGGCAGGAAGTTCCCTGAACACTGACCCATCGGTGTGGACATcagacgaggacgaagacgacgacttGACTTTGGCGACAGAGGAACCCATTGACGAGCAGGAAATCTATG ACCTGCTATCAACGATATCGGACCCTGAACACCCCGTCACCCTGGGTCAAATCGCCGTCGTCAGACTTGACGATATCCATCTTAGCCCATCTCCCGCCGAGCGTCTAGATCCAAACACCCTGACCAATGTCGAGGTTGACCTTACGCCCACAGTGAACCACTGTTCTCTGGCGACTGTCATTGGTCTTGCCGTCCGTGTCCGACTCGAGAACGCTCTGCCTCCCAACTATCGCATCATCGTCCGCATGAAGGATGGCTCCCATGCCCAGGATGACCAGGTGAACAAGCAGCTGGGAGATAAGGAGAGGGTTGCCGCTGCTCTGGAGAATGACACCCTGAAGGGCATCATCGAGAAGATGCTGGAGACTTGCGTCTGA